Part of the Salvelinus fontinalis isolate EN_2023a chromosome 1, ASM2944872v1, whole genome shotgun sequence genome is shown below.
AGAACTTCAACATCCACTATGAGGTTCACTGCTCTGAATGGattatcaccaggtaacatttacatttacatttaagtcatttagcagacgctcttatccagagcgacttacaaattgtaaagttcatacatattcatcctggtccccccgtgggaaatgaacccacaaccctggcgttgcaagcgccatgctctcccaactgagccacacgggactcgAGGTAAGTAAGGGCAGTGTTCGTGTGATATTAATCATGTAGGccctactttaaaaaaaaggCTAAGAGAGAAGAGTCTTGCTACCTGCACTTCAGGTAGTCAGTGATGCACACGGCATGCTCAGCATCAAACAGGGAGTCCACCTCTGGAGAAGGAGACTGGCGCGTTCCTGACATCAACTTGGCAAACTCATTCAGGTTATCAACAAACGGCATCTGCTTCTCTGGGACTTCGAGGACAGATATGAACACAGGTATTAGCCGCAGCACGTCCATATTGACGTTAGCCATAAGAGTCTGACTGGACGTTCATTACTTTCCTCTCTAGCAGGAACGGTGCCGTGCCAAGATCAGGACAGCCAAGATCAGGACAGCCAAGATCAGGACAGCTAAGATCaggacagccagatcaggacagccagatcaggacagccagatcaggacagccagatcaggacatcCAGATCaggacagccagatcaggacagccagatcaggacagtCAGATCAGGACAGCCAAGATCAGGACAGCTAAAATCaggacagccagatcaggacagccagatcaggacagccagatcaggacagccagatcaggacatcCAGATCaggacagccagatcaggacagccagatcaggacagtCAGATCAGGACAACCAGATCAGGACAGCTAAGATCAGGACAGCCAGATGtggacagccagatcaggacagtCAAGATCaggacagccagatcaggacagccagatcaggacagccagatcaggacatcCAGATCaggacagccagatcaggacagccagatcaggacagccagatcaggacagcTAAGATCAGGACAGCCAGATGTGGACAGCCAGATCAGGAAAGTCAAGATCaggacagccagatcaggacagccagatcaggacagcCAAGATCaggacagccagatcaggacagtCAGATCaggacagccagatcaggacagcCAGGAGCGTGAGATGTGTCTCGGTAAATGTACCTTAATCCAAGGATGGGAGATGGCGCTGTATTCCTAATTATCCCAAATCCCATTTATGGATTAAGGTACGTTTTCCCAAGCAATATCTCGCGCCGGCTCCATGGTGTCCACATTCTGGCAGAGCACCGCCCCGGCTAGAGAGAGAAGTAATAAACGTCTAGTAGGATTCTTATGGCTACATTGATCAATTCCACAACTAGCACAGCCCCTAATGGGATTAATGATTAGGAGGTGAACACACAGCCCCTAATGAAGGTCTTGATGATTAGGAGGTTGAACACACAGCCCCTAATGAAGATATTAATGATTAGGTGGTGAACACACAGCCCCTAATGAAGGTCTTGATGATTAGGAGGTTGAACACACAGCCCCTAATGAAGGTCTTGATGATTAGGAGGTTGAACACACAGCCCCTAATGAAGATATTAATGATTAGGTGAACACACAGACCCTAATGAAAGGCAAAATAGTAGAATtgtgtgaaattagttataaATTGCTCAATCTTCTCTCCATGACTCTGTTCcagggcaaaatgagtagaattgtgtgaaattagttataaATTGCTCAATCTTCTCTCCATGACTCTGTTCCAGGGCAAAATAGTAGAATtgtgtgaaattagttataaATTGCTCAATCTTCTCTCCATGACTCTGTTCcagggcaaaatgagtagaattgtgtgaaattagttataaATTGCTCAATCTTCTCTCCATGACTCTGTTCCAGGGCAAAATAGTAGAATtgtgtgaaattagttataaATTGCTCAATCTTCTCTCCATGACTCTGTTCcagggcaaaatgagtagaattgtgtgaaattagttataaATTGCTCAATCTTCTCTCCATGACTCTGTTCCAGGGCAAAATAGTAGAATtgtgtgaaattagttataaATTGCTCAATCTTCTCTCCATGACTCTGTTCaagggcaaaatgagtagaattgtgtgaaattagttataaATTGCTCAATCTTCTCTCCATGACTCTGTTCcagggcaaaatgagtagaattgtgtgaaattagttataaattgctcaatcttctctctatgactctgttccagggcaaaatgagtagaattgtgtgaaattagttataaattgctcaatcttctctctatgactctgttccagggcaaaatgagtagaattgtgtgaaattagttataaATTGCTCAATCTTCTCTCTATGACTCTGTTCaagggcaaaatgagtagaattgtgtgaaattagttataaattgctcaatcttctctctatgactctgttccagggcaaaatgagtagaattgtgtgaaattagttataaATTGCTCAATCTTCTCTCTATGACTCTGTTCaagggcaaaatgagtagaattgtgtgaaattagttataaATTGCTCAATCTTCTCTCTATGACTCTGTTCaagggcaaaatgagtagaattgtgtgaaattagttataaattgctcaatcttctctctatgactctgttccagggcaaaatgagtagaattgtgtgaaattagttataaattgctcaatcttctctctatgactctgttccagggcaaaatgagtagaattgtgtgaaattagttataaATTGCTCAATCTTCTCTCCATGACTCTGTTCcagggcaaaatgagtagaattgtgtgaaattagttataaATTGCTCAATCTTCTCTCCATGACTCTGTTCcagggcaaaatgagtagaattgtgtgaaattagttataaATTGCTCAATCTTCTCTCCATGACTCTGTTCcagggcaaaatgagtagaattgtgtgaaattagttataaATTGCTCAATCTTCTCTCCATGACTCTGTTCcagggcaaaatgagtagaattgtgtgaaattagttataaATTGCTCAATCTTCTCTCCATGACTCTGTTCcagggcaaaatgagtagaattgtagCAAACTTGCTTTCAAACGGCAACATTATCTCAGATTGTGAAGTTTTGGAGGAAATTAACTCTAAAACGTCTATTTTCTTCGCTCTGCTGTCAAGCGGGGAGCAACTTAAAATTTCTCGCAAAGTGAGGTGGAACCCCAACTAAATGTTACTTAGGGCCCACAAAAAAGGCTGTCTGCAtgtgtgggtatagatgtggatATGCAGGCCTGCGAGCCACTGTGGCCGggcatgatgagttcagattttgtggcccccacccccaatcAAAGTTTCTCCATCCCTGGTTGGGGCACACTCGTGGTAACCAATCAAAATGATAGGTTGCACAGtaaattactcatctcatatgtaaatactgtattctatactataccacggtatctcattcacttaataatgtttacatatcttgcatttctcatctcatatgtatatactgtattctatactatactACGGGTATCtcattcacttaataatgtttacatatcttgcatttctcatctcatatgtatatactgtattctatactattctacggtatctcattcacttaataatgtttacatatcttgcatttctcatctcatatgtatatactgtattctatactattctatggtatctcattcacttaataatgtttacatatcttgcattactcatctcatatgtatatactgtattctatactattctatggtatctcattcacttaataatgtttacatatcttgcatttctcatctcatatgtatatactgtattctatactattctacggtatctcattcacgtaataatgtttacatatgttgcatttctcatctcatatgtatatactgttttctatactactgtatcttagtccgttccgctctgacatcacttgtccatatgtatatattcttaactCCAtttctttactttagatttgtgtatattgggtatatgttatgtaatctgttagatattacttgttagatattactgcactgtcggcgctagaaacacaagcaatacgctacacccgcaataacatctgctaatcatgtgtatgtgaccgataaaatgtgatttgatactGTCTGTTACCTCTAAATCCTATGACTTACCCCTGATATTGTCCAGTAACACTTGCAGTAGAGCCATGATGAATGAGATCTGTTGACAGGTGTAGTTCATCTCCCTGGCCCACCAGAAGCCAGAGACAAAGTAGTCCAACAGGGCTGCCTCCTTCAGACATGTCTGGTAGTTCTTCAAACCAAGTATTTCTTCAAACTGGCTGTAGTAAAACAAAAAGGTTAGCATACATGAAACACTTACAAATAAACTGGCTAGTAGGCCTATATATCCTTGCTACTTACAGTTGCACTTGTTCCACTGTCAAATCCAACAGCGTGTTGATTTGTTCATGGGAAATAAGTTTCCATTGAGGGTTGGCTTTTTCAGCATCATTGTCCTGTATTCATTGGGTTCAGAACACAAGTGGGTTTGGTTAGCTAGCCAAACTATGTTAGCTTTAGCTATGATACAAGTTTGTCAAATAATCCAAATAACCAGACAAATGATGTAGTAAATCATTCAAATAATATCAACTATTAATAGGGTTTTAACATATCTTCCTACTTTGGACGCTGCGTCATTTCTGTCGTTTGCATTTTTATCCGCTGACTTGTTGCTTTGTTTCGCTTTTGCCGACATGTTATTGTCACCTGCGTTACTATGGCAACATGTCCACAGTGAACGGGCGGTGAGCTTCCGGTCAGTCTGGTCTATCGAGATGGATAAAGCTGATATTAGAATCTCAGTGTTGCCAATTATATTTAGCGAGTATTCAGACACCTCTagcgacacattttcaaaaaaggacagccaatagctactttccttactgaggagttggcaacactgtGCTAGATCTGTGTAGTCAACTTGtaaccagtgcttgacttgggccggAGATGTCCGGAGCGCCGTACTGGTACTTCTAATTTAAGACGAATTGCATTCCGTCTCCTCTATAAAAGAAAGCCAATGAAAGTACAGTATGAAGAGAGGCAGAAGCTGCTTCTCCAATATAAAACCTCACAGCACTTGAAGGCGTTGACATGCTGTTGTCTGGCTGAACTCATGGGTAGAAACATGTCGGTCTCTCGCaccgaactgcgcatgtgcaaGCCGTCGTTTGATATAAAGTTATTTTTTATGAAAATCAAAACGTGTCATTTTTCTCACTTTCACttggttggagtaataacatgttcaactaatTAAGCCACTAGCTTAAATCTATGTTGTGCTTTTATATTTCGAGAAAAATTATCAAATACGAATGAAGGCGGGATCTGCATTGAATAGCAATGAAGAGTGGACATTCATTTCCTTGTTCAGCTTTGTATTATTATACTTGTAGGTCTATTTCAATACAGGCCAGGTGTATTATTATACAtgctaggtctattataatacaggccaggtgtaTTATTATACAtgctaggtctattataatacagaccaggtctattataatacagaccaggtctattataacacagaccaggtatattattataattataagaTCTATttcaatacaggccaggtctattataaaacaggccagatctattataatacaggctaagtctatcataatacagaccaggtctattataatacagaccaggtctattataacacagaccaggtatattattataattataagaTCTATttcaatacaggccaggtctattacaaaacaggccagatctattataatacaggctaagtctatcataatacagaccaggtctattataatacagaccaggtctattataacacagaccaggtatattattataattataagaTCTATttcaatacaggccaggtctattatagtacagaccaggtatattataatacagaccatgtctattataatactgtccaggtcaattataatacaggccaggtctattgtaatacaggccaggtcatcaggccaggtctattattatacaggcaaggtctattataatacagaccaggtctattataatacagaccaggtctattataatacagaccaggtcaattataatacagaccaggtctaatataatacagaccaggtctattataatacagaccaggtcaattataatacagaccaggtctaatataatacagaccaggtctagtataatacaggccaggtctattataatacaggccaggtcaggtctattataatgcaggccaggtctattataatacaggccaggtctattataatacaggccaggtctacaggccaggtctagtataatacaggctaggtctattataattcagaccaggtctagtatagtacaggtcaggtcaggtctattataatgcaggccaggtctattataatacaggccacgtctattataatgcaggccagggcTACAAGCCAGGTCTAGTAtagtacaggtcaggtcaggtatattataatacaggtctggcctacaggtcaggtatattattatacaggccacgtctattataatacagaccaggtctattataatataggccacgtctattataatacaggccaggcctacaagccaggtatattataatacaggccacgtctattataatacaggccaggtctattataatacaggccaggtctaatataatacaggtcaggtctagtataaaacaggccaagtctattataatacaggccaggtctacaggccaggtctattataatgcaggccaggtctaatataatacaggccaggtctagtataatacagaccaggtctattataatacaggccaggtctattataatacaggtcaggtctagtataatacaggccaggtcttttataatacagaccaggtctaatataatacaggtcaggtctattacaatacagacCAGGATTAttgtaaaacaggccaggtctattatttacatttacatttaagtcatttagcagacgctcttatccagagcgacttacaaattggtgcattcaccttatgacattaTAATACcagccaggtctacaggccaggtctattataatacaggccaggtcaattatactacagaccaggtctattataatagaggccaggtctattaaaatacaggccatgtctattattatacaggccaggtctacaggccaggcctattataatatagaccaggtctagtatagtacggtcaggtctattataatgcaggccaggtctaatattatacagtccaggtatattataatacaggtctggtctacaggccaggtctattataataaaggccacgtctattataatacaggccagatctagtatagtacaggtcaggtatattgtgatacaggtcaggtctattataatacaggccaggtatattatgatacaggccaggtctacaggtcaggtctattattgtGCTTACAAACTGCCTGGGAGCTCCTCAGTGgtgaaactcctcctccttcaatcagtggtgaaccaggtggaacaaatcttccaggcaatctgggcgtgccagcacctggctctgctgttgtctttagaacgcagtgaaaggagcatttatagcaccacaagaccaaggaaacttcatctatgtgatcaaggtgactg
Proteins encoded:
- the LOC129865178 gene encoding ciliary-associated calcium-binding coiled-coil protein 1-like — encoded protein: MSAKAKQSNKSADKNANDRNDAASKDNDAEKANPQWKLISHEQINTLLDLTVEQVQLQFEEILGLKNYQTCLKEAALLDYFVSGFWWAREMNYTCQQISFIMALLQVLLDNIREKQMPFVDNLNEFAKLMSGTRQSPSPEVDSLFDAEHAVCITDYLKCSLFQNYQLYEFLFNQPREELLLGKKRTIEVISSADCGAPLEEGMNTEDYLHYMTPVDQQEEGQRSSQEEDGEGPAETGLQQEKENKATEFEGFNVQDVKDLTNEMLGDLQAEFTEKLRVQEETFRTRLDPLKQSACK